The Salvia miltiorrhiza cultivar Shanhuang (shh) chromosome 1, IMPLAD_Smil_shh, whole genome shotgun sequence genome has a window encoding:
- the LOC131015975 gene encoding uncharacterized protein LOC131015975, whose product MATTLYMINHLMLENSLSTNYSLYYLTKRLNDRVYSKNLLADDNDLLQLLVSQPHFPEIYVVEDESSGGVYIPSFDLPQFSAYGGESNAIFEGGDGLEAIQRYAYLDLSAGDSPAQEIVEPSITWDEEYVPSFEAETDTSVSEDLSEPENLRSAGIEYAASLVDIEDYQLLPRELSKNSYFNSKDDLIVAIGLWNMEQGKEYSITKSDNRRIYFKCKHLDKCPFKLSASSQDGSIWGVYKFTNEHSCDGDLGRVKRIKALAKVVAAYLAQKIHDDCEILKPKAIKLELQREFGVHIKYVVALRARNRATEMVYGRHDQSFKMLPKYLYMLRQSNPGSLVEWEVDPDGRFKHLFVALTASVSCFMFNLRPVIVVDGTHLKGKNRGILFVAVTKDGNESLFPLAYDVGPKENDESWMNELPNATHGLCYYHLQNNLKHYGKAVVELYRQAVFAYEKSDFTRAMNALKVMKRAAYEKQMGIGSEKWARSMCPMPVRRYSFMTSNAAETFNARLLWARRLPICSMLEAIRLVIEKWFSERLRAAQQSDEPLSAEAGKRVAIEVQKSRRYTAQRLSGRKYKVQTGDRSFKVHLEKKKCECRAFQLDQLPCSHSIAAISEASDTIAEYVDDYYTNEFLIDCYSGEVNHLPPRHQWLIPEYIAESVVLPLIVTRQSGRPKESRHRGGGEGNNTQAEESSSIRRRKPKKCSICHEEGHTKRTCAGRATETRE is encoded by the exons ATGGCTACTACGTTGTACATGATAAATCACCTGATGttggagaattcattgagcactaattacagcttgtattatttgacgaagagATTAAATGATAGGGTCTACAGTAAAAATCTTCTTgccgatgacaatgatttgcttcagttgtTGGTGTCCCAGCCACATTTtcctgagatttatgttgtCGAAGACGAGTCTAGTGGAGGAGTGTATATTCCTTCGTTCGATCTCCCTCAATTTTCCGCATATGGAGGTGAATCTAATGCAATATTCGAAGGTGGggacggattggaagcaatccaaagatatgcttatttagacTTATCAGCCGGAGATTCACCAGCGCAAGAAATTGTTGAACCGTCGATCACTTGGG ATGAAGAATATGTTCCATCGTTTGAAGCCGAGACTGATACAAGCGTCTCTGAAGACTTGTCGGAGCCAGAGAACTTGAGAAGCGCGGGGATTGAATATGCAG CGTCACTTGTGGATATTGAAGATTATCAGCTTCTACCTCGGGAGCTGTCAAAGAATTCTTATTTTAATAGCAaagatgatctgatcgttgcaatcGGTCTATGGAACATGGAACAGGGCAAGGAATATTCTATCACCAAATCAGACAACAGACGAATTTACTTCAAATGCAAGCATTTAGATAAGTGCCCCTTCAAGCTCAGTGCATCGTCTCAAGATGGATCCATTTGGGGTGTGTATAAGTTTACCAATGAGCACTCATGCGACGGTGATCTAGGGCGCGTAAAGCGAATAAAGGCCCTCGCAAAAGTCGTTGCAGCATATTTGGCACAGAAAATACATGACGATTGTGAGATCTTGAAGCCGAAGGCCATCAAGCTGGAGCTGCAACGTGAGTTTGGTGTACACATCAAGTACGTTGTTGCATTGCGAGCCCGTAATCGAGCGACTGAGATGGTTTATGGTCGACATGATCAATCCTTCAAGATGCTGCCTAAGTATTTATACATGTTGAGACAATCCAATCCCGGTTCGTTGGTGGAGTGGGAAGTTGACCCCGATggccgattcaaacacttatttgTTGCTCTTACAGCTTCGGTTAGTTGTTTCATGTTCAACTTACGGCCAGTGATTGTAGTCgacggcacacacttgaagggcaaGAATAGGGGTATTCTGTTTGTTGCAGTGACCAAGGACGGCAACGAGAGTTTATTCCCGCTCGCGTATGATGTTGGCCCGAAAGAGAACGATGAATCGTGGAT GAATGAGTTACCAAATGCCACCCACGGCCTATGCTACTACCATTTGCAAAATAACCTGAAGCATTACGGTAAGGCCGTGGTAGAGTTGTATCGACAAGCTGTATTTGCGTACGAGAAATCTGACTTCACTAGGGCTATGAACGCCTTAAAGGTTATGAAGAGAGCCGCGTACGAAAAACAAATGGGGATTGGGTCAGAAAAGTGGGCTCGTTCGATGTGTCCTATGCCTGTGCGACGGTACAGTTTTATGACATCAAATGCTGCTGAAACTTTTAATGCGAGATTGTTGTGGGCAAGAAGACTTCCTATCTGCTCAATGTTAGAGGCAATCAGACTTGTTATTGAGAAATGGTTCAGCGAGCGACTAAGAGCTGCACAACAAAGCGATGAACCCTTGTCTGCTGAGGCCGGTAAAAGGGTAGCTATTGAAGTCCAAAAAAGTCGTCGATACACTGCACAAAGGTTGAGTGGCCGGAAGTATAAGGTGCAAACTGGTGACAGAAGCTTTAAAGTGCATCTGGAGAAGAAAAAATGCGAATGTCGAGCATTTCAGCTAGACCAACTGCCCTGTTCTCATTCAATCGCTGCAATAAG TGAGGCAAGTGATACGATCGCGGAGTATGTAGACGATTACTACACGAATGAATTTCTTATCGATTGTTACTCTGGCGAAGTTAATCATCTACCACCGAGACACCAGTGGTTGATTCCCGAGTACATCGCTGAGAGTGTTGTATTACCTCTGATTGTCACTAGACAATCGGGGCGCCCAAAAGAAAGTAGACATCGAGGTGGTGGTGAAGGTAACAACACACAAGCAGAGGAGTCTTCTAGTATCAGGCGTCGTAAACCAAAGAAGTGCAGCATCTGCCATGAAGAAGGACACACCAAGAGAACGTGCGCTGGCAGGGCGACTGAGACCAGGGAGTAG